One window of the bacterium genome contains the following:
- a CDS encoding helix-turn-helix transcriptional regulator, producing MPSNNVQRIREAQMMSKAELARKAGLSTLTIDRIEAGRPCRLDTKRKILVALGLKVVDKDKVFGPAPSNFPASPVHEVPERY from the coding sequence GTGCCCAGCAACAACGTACAGCGCATTCGCGAGGCTCAGATGATGAGCAAGGCAGAGCTCGCCCGAAAGGCGGGTCTGTCCACGCTCACCATCGATCGCATCGAAGCGGGTCGGCCTTGCCGCCTGGACACGAAGCGAAAGATCCTGGTCGCGCTCGGATTGAAGGTCGTCGACAAAGACAAGGTCTTCGGCCCGGCACCCAGCAACTTCCCCGCTTCTCCGGTGCACGAAGTGCCGGAGCGGTACTAG
- a CDS encoding sigma-54-dependent Fis family transcriptional regulator: protein MSERILIVDDDDALRDSLGMFLAAEGFDVVLADGAIRALELLEAAPVDLVLCDLRMPGTDGLELLPQIHGRLPGVTVLMMSAYGSADLAIEAMQRGAYDYLAKPFQPSEVLLAIRKARERERLRRANALLQRDVDRVIGTRPIVAASEAMIRVLELVERAAEYKATILLTGESGTGKEVLARALHSQSGRRDDSFVALNCGAIPEALLESELFGHAKGAFTGADRARRGLFVEANGGTLFLDEIGEMPLALQVKLLRVLQEEEVRPVGESKPRKVDVRVLAATARNLQQEVAEGRFREDLFYRLNVLHIEVPALRDRREDIPLLVDHFVDSSSRSLGKPIRGVADDALARLTNYAWPGNVRELENVIERAVILADSERITLRELPRTVADDAASPADSLESGNLCLKRARRKFEADHILRALEATGGNRTHAARLLEISHRALLYKIKEYGLRKREG, encoded by the coding sequence ATGTCCGAGCGCATTCTGATCGTGGACGACGATGACGCCCTGAGGGATAGCCTCGGCATGTTCCTGGCTGCCGAAGGGTTCGATGTCGTCCTGGCGGACGGTGCGATCCGGGCTCTGGAGCTGCTGGAAGCCGCCCCGGTCGATCTCGTGCTCTGCGATCTCCGGATGCCCGGAACCGACGGCCTGGAGCTTCTTCCCCAGATCCACGGGCGTTTGCCCGGGGTCACGGTCCTCATGATGTCCGCCTACGGCTCTGCGGATCTTGCCATCGAAGCCATGCAGCGAGGCGCCTACGACTACCTGGCGAAGCCCTTCCAGCCATCCGAGGTGCTCCTGGCCATCCGCAAGGCCCGCGAGCGGGAACGGCTGCGCCGCGCCAATGCCCTGTTGCAACGCGATGTCGATCGGGTCATCGGTACCCGCCCGATCGTCGCTGCGTCCGAGGCCATGATCCGAGTCCTCGAGCTCGTCGAACGCGCCGCGGAATACAAGGCAACCATCTTGTTGACCGGCGAGAGCGGCACGGGCAAGGAAGTCCTGGCGCGGGCGCTTCACTCCCAATCCGGCCGCCGCGACGACTCCTTCGTGGCACTCAATTGTGGGGCCATTCCAGAGGCACTGCTCGAGAGCGAGCTCTTTGGTCATGCCAAGGGAGCTTTCACCGGTGCGGACCGTGCGAGACGAGGCTTGTTCGTCGAGGCGAATGGCGGAACGCTCTTCCTCGACGAGATCGGCGAAATGCCCCTTGCACTCCAGGTCAAGCTGCTCCGTGTTCTCCAAGAGGAAGAGGTCCGCCCCGTCGGCGAATCGAAACCGCGCAAGGTCGATGTTCGCGTCCTGGCGGCCACGGCCCGCAACCTCCAGCAGGAAGTCGCGGAGGGCAGATTTCGCGAGGACCTCTTCTACCGTCTGAATGTCCTCCACATCGAGGTTCCGGCCCTCCGAGACCGTCGGGAGGACATCCCCCTGCTCGTGGATCATTTCGTGGACTCGTCGAGCCGCAGCCTCGGAAAGCCGATCCGAGGTGTCGCGGACGACGCGTTGGCGCGGCTCACGAACTACGCGTGGCCTGGGAATGTCCGGGAGCTCGAGAACGTGATCGAACGGGCCGTCATCCTCGCCGACAGTGAGCGGATCACCCTGCGGGAGCTGCCTCGAACGGTCGCCGACGACGCGGCCTCCCCTGCTGATTCGCTGGAATCCGGAAATCTGTGCTTGAAACGCGCCCGAAGGAAGTTCGAGGCGGACCACATCCTCCGTGCACTCGAGGCGACCGGCGGAAACCGCACACATGCGGCGCGTCTCCTCGAGATCAGCCACCGTGCCCTGCTCTACAAGATCAAGGAGTACGGCCTCCGGAAGCGCGAGGGGTAG
- the pilM gene encoding type IV pilus assembly protein PilM yields the protein MAFSFGKSKSIVGLDIGSSSVKVVELVKRSKGIELQHVGIAPLPPEAIVQGAFLNSGAIVDAISQAVDEAGIKSKNVATAVSGHSVIVKKISLPMMTRDELEESIRWEAEQYIPFDINEVNLDFQILESGEAEGQMDVLLVAAKKDLIDDYVQVISEAGLTASVIDVAAFAVENAFEVNYDPNPEEVVALVNIGAQVVSINIVDHGVPAFTRDVSTGGNVYTEEIQKALSVGWEEAERLKIGGGPEEESQEVVPQEVEKAMRSVTETVLGEISRSLDFFSATAAEARIGKVVLSGGGSRVSGLDTAFQGKTNLPVEMLNPLARVIPSSKFDQQYLDQVAPLLGVSVGLGLRRMDD from the coding sequence TTGGCTTTCTCGTTCGGCAAGTCCAAATCGATCGTCGGTCTCGACATCGGCTCTTCCTCAGTGAAGGTCGTCGAGCTCGTCAAACGCAGCAAGGGCATCGAGTTGCAGCATGTCGGCATTGCGCCGCTGCCGCCCGAGGCCATCGTTCAGGGCGCATTCCTGAACTCCGGGGCGATCGTCGATGCGATTTCCCAGGCGGTTGACGAAGCCGGTATCAAATCCAAGAACGTCGCGACTGCGGTCTCCGGCCACTCGGTGATCGTCAAGAAGATCAGCCTCCCGATGATGACGCGCGACGAGCTCGAAGAGTCCATCCGCTGGGAGGCCGAGCAGTACATCCCGTTCGATATCAACGAGGTCAATCTCGATTTCCAGATCCTCGAGTCCGGCGAAGCCGAAGGCCAGATGGACGTTCTGCTGGTCGCCGCCAAGAAGGATCTCATCGACGACTACGTCCAGGTGATCAGTGAGGCCGGTCTCACGGCTTCCGTGATCGATGTCGCGGCCTTCGCCGTCGAGAACGCCTTCGAGGTGAACTACGACCCGAACCCGGAAGAAGTCGTTGCGCTGGTCAACATCGGAGCCCAGGTGGTCAGCATCAACATCGTCGATCACGGGGTTCCGGCCTTCACCCGGGACGTCTCGACGGGCGGCAACGTGTACACGGAGGAGATCCAGAAGGCGCTCTCCGTGGGTTGGGAGGAGGCCGAACGCCTGAAGATCGGCGGAGGTCCGGAAGAGGAGAGCCAGGAAGTGGTTCCCCAGGAAGTCGAGAAGGCAATGCGCTCGGTCACCGAGACCGTCCTCGGGGAGATCAGTCGCTCGCTCGACTTCTTCTCCGCGACGGCAGCTGAGGCTCGAATCGGCAAGGTCGTGCTCTCCGGGGGTGGTTCCCGGGTTTCCGGTCTGGATACCGCCTTCCAAGGCAAGACGAACCTGCCGGTCGAGATGTTGAACCCGCTGGCCCGGGTGATTCCCTCCAGCAAATTCGATCAGCAGTACCTGGACCAGGTAGCGCCCCTGCTTGGAGTGAGCGTTGGCCTGGGCCTGCGAAGGATGGACGACTAA
- a CDS encoding PilN domain-containing protein, which yields MITINLLPVREERRKAGAQKLAVGLAATLVGALAIAGFFHWSLLNELADVKAAAADTQRQIDKFGPQLAQVEEYRRTKAEIEQKLEVIERLFASRAGPVHMLDELATHAPDRLWITHVETSREQISIKGMSLDNELVAVFLTALNQSPFFSNVELLSTEAKEKEGLKLNAFEISARATAPKARKAVLKTAAVDLGQ from the coding sequence ATGATTACGATCAACCTCCTTCCGGTACGCGAAGAGCGCCGCAAGGCGGGAGCCCAGAAGCTCGCAGTCGGCCTGGCTGCGACACTCGTCGGGGCCCTGGCGATTGCCGGTTTCTTCCACTGGAGCCTGCTGAACGAGCTGGCTGATGTGAAGGCGGCAGCCGCGGATACGCAGCGGCAGATCGACAAGTTCGGGCCTCAGCTCGCGCAGGTCGAGGAATACCGCCGGACCAAGGCAGAGATCGAGCAGAAGCTCGAGGTCATCGAGCGCCTGTTCGCGAGCCGTGCGGGCCCGGTCCACATGTTGGATGAGCTCGCTACCCACGCGCCGGATCGCCTCTGGATCACCCACGTGGAGACCTCGCGTGAGCAGATCAGCATCAAGGGGATGAGTCTCGACAACGAGCTCGTCGCGGTCTTCCTGACGGCACTGAACCAGTCGCCGTTCTTCTCCAACGTCGAGTTGCTGAGCACCGAGGCGAAGGAAAAGGAAGGGCTCAAGCTGAACGCCTTCGAAATCAGCGCCAGGGCTACAGCACCGAAGGCCCGCAAGGCCGTGTTGAAGACCGCGGCCGTGGATCTCGGGCAGTAG